A single window of Pyrus communis chromosome 10, drPyrComm1.1, whole genome shotgun sequence DNA harbors:
- the LOC137747971 gene encoding plasma membrane-associated cation-binding protein 2-like: MDKKKMPLKKKKRTRTLVKNIRNRDDRKANVLLKFAYVPVQKKPKKKAKYIYVVSDNESPSIVISQLEQIFERENDKQIVEEEEEEERPIAETEKHKPMVETQKKKPMVETEKKKKKPIVDKTKEEPKVEKAKPIAKETKRKPAKKTNAKSSEIDKGSYLPATTKAYKFLDDETR, encoded by the coding sequence ATGGACAAGAAAAAAATGccactaaagaaaaaaaagaggacaAGAACTTTGGTAAAAAATATTCGAAACAGGGATGATCGTAAAGCAAACGTTCTTCTGAAGTTTGCCTATGTCCCCGTccaaaaaaagccaaaaaagaaGGCCAAGTACATATATGTTGTCAGTGACAATGAAAGCCCTTCCATTGTTATATCGCAGCTGGAACAAATTTTTGAAAGAGAGAATGATAAGCAaatagttgaagaagaagaagaagaagaaaggccAATAGCTGAAACTGAAAAACACAAGCCAATGGTTGAAACTCAAAAGAAGAAGCCAATGGttgaaactgaaaagaaaaagaagaagccaATTGTTGACAAAACAAAGGAGGAACCAAAAGTGGAAAAAGCAAAGCCAATtgctaaagaaacaaaaaggaagcCTGCAAAGAAGACAAATGCAAAGAGCTCAGAGATTGATAAAGGCAGTTACCTCCCTGCGACAACAAAGGCTTATAAGTTCCTTGACGATGAGACAAGATAA